In Camelus dromedarius isolate mCamDro1 chromosome 3, mCamDro1.pat, whole genome shotgun sequence, one DNA window encodes the following:
- the PRKAA1 gene encoding 5'-AMP-activated protein kinase catalytic subunit alpha-1 isoform X2, protein MVVHRDLKPENVLLDAHMNAKIADFGLSNMMSDGEFLRTSCGSPNYAAPEVISGRLYAGPEVDIWSSGVILYALLCGTLPFDDDHVPTLFKKICDGIFYTPQYLNPSVISLLKHMLQVDPMKRATIKDIREHEWFKQDLPKYLFPEDPSYSSTMIDDEALKEVCEKFECSEEEVLSCLYNRNHQDPLAVAYHLIIDNRRIMNEAKDFYLATSPPDSFLDDHHLTRPHPERVPFLVAETPRARHTLDELNPQKSKHQGVRKAKWHLGIRSQSRPNDIMAEVCRAIKQLDYEWKVVNPYYLRVRRKNPVTSTYSKMSLQLYQVDSRTYLLDFRSIDDEITEAKSGTATPQRSGSVSNYRACQRNDSDAEAQGKSSEASLTSSVTSLDSSPVDLTPRPGSHTIEFFEMCANLIKILAQ, encoded by the exons GTCTTTCAAACATGATGTCAGATGGTGAATTTTTAAGAACAAGTTGTGGCTCACCCAACTATGCGGCACCGGAAGTAATTTCAGGAAG ACTGTATGCTGGCCCAGAGGTAGATATATGGAGTAGTGGCGTTATTCTCTATGCTTTATTGTGTGGAACCCTTCCATTTGATGATGATCATGTGCCAACTCTTTTTAAGAAGATATGTGATGGGATCTTTTATACCCCTCAGTATTTAAATCCTTCTGTGATTAGCCTTTTGAAACATATGCTGCAGGTGGATCCCATGAAGAGAGCCACAATCAAAGATATCAG GGAACATGAATGGTTTAAACAGGACCTTCCAAAATATCTCTTTCCTGAGGATCCATCATATAGTTCAACCATGATTGATGATGAAGCCTTAAAAGAAGTGTGTGAAAAATTTGAATGCTCAGAAGAGGAGGTTCTCAGCTGCCTTTATAACAGAAATCACCAGGACCCTTTGGCAGTCGCTTACCACCTCATAATAGATAACAGAAGAATAATGAATGAGGCCAAAGATTTTTACTTGGCAACAAGCCCGCCTGATTCTTTTCTGGATGATCACCATTTGACTCGGCCCCACCCTGAAAGAGTACCATTCCTGGTTGCTGAAACACCAAGGGCACGCCATACACTTGATGAATTAAATCCACAGAAATCCAAACACCAAGGTGTAAGGAAAGCAAAATGGCATTTGGGAATTAGAAGTCAAAGTCGACCGAATGATATCATGGCAGAAGTTTGTAGAGCAATTAAACAGCTGGATTATGAATGGAAG GTTGTAAACCCGTATTATTTGCGTGTTCGAAGGAAGAATCCCGTGACAAGTACATACTCCAAAATGAGCCTACAGTTATACCAAGTGGATAGTAGAACATACTTACTGGATTTCCGTAGTATTGACG ATGAAATTACTGAAGCCAAATCAGGGACTGCTACGCCACAGAGATCGGGCTCAGTTAGCAACTATCGAGCTTGCCAAAGGAATGACTCAGATGCTGAGGCTCAAGGAAAATCCTCAGAAGCTTCTCTTACCTCATCTGTCACCTCACTTGACTCTTCTCCTGTTGACTTAACTCCAAGACCTGGAAGTCACACAATAGAATTTTTTGAGATGTGTGCGAATCTAATTAAAATTCTTGCACAGTAA